One genomic segment of Peribacillus sp. FSL H8-0477 includes these proteins:
- a CDS encoding copper amine oxidase — protein sequence MLNFKKLIVPVLSLSLLVPGMAGAEEQKPTVDTPAAGLRASLDHLLSEHFVLAVTSMTKSFDGDEDAEAAMKALNQNAADMKPAIAGIYGDDGAAKFDEIFSAHNSATDEFAKAVKDGDTEGEKAAQQKVEDFISTFSGFLGQATEGKLPEAAANEALAVHEKQVMETFKFYVDGDYEKAYMTFREGYKHMYVVSKALSNAIVTQMPDKFENTKVDTSAADLRSTLNSLTAEHFALAVMGMQKEYNAADDFDFVSWAENENTADFSAAVGSIYGEDAGNQFEKIWQTDHIAAQSDLVSAVKKEDQSAKENAEKRLGRFSNEFGSFLGAATEENLPTKDAQGVVQIHENQVLKTFDNYVKKDYSESLASFREGYAFTFEIGKGLSNAIVTQMPDKFASGMPDMPKTGMGGASKSSNSGILLWISFSSLFAAAAVYGIRRKAAMK from the coding sequence ATGTTGAATTTTAAAAAATTAATCGTCCCCGTTCTTAGTTTATCACTATTGGTTCCTGGTATGGCAGGGGCAGAAGAGCAGAAACCAACTGTGGATACTCCCGCTGCAGGTTTACGAGCAAGTCTTGATCACTTATTGTCCGAACATTTTGTATTGGCGGTAACATCTATGACGAAATCTTTTGATGGAGATGAAGATGCTGAGGCAGCTATGAAGGCGCTTAATCAGAATGCAGCAGATATGAAACCAGCTATAGCAGGGATCTACGGTGATGATGGGGCAGCTAAATTTGATGAAATTTTTAGTGCACATAATAGTGCAACAGATGAATTTGCAAAAGCTGTAAAAGACGGTGATACAGAAGGCGAGAAAGCGGCGCAACAAAAAGTTGAAGACTTTATCTCTACCTTTTCTGGTTTTCTTGGTCAGGCTACAGAAGGAAAGCTTCCAGAAGCAGCCGCAAATGAAGCACTGGCTGTTCATGAAAAGCAGGTGATGGAAACATTTAAATTCTACGTTGATGGGGACTATGAGAAAGCATACATGACATTCCGAGAAGGCTATAAGCATATGTATGTCGTAAGTAAAGCTTTATCAAATGCAATTGTAACACAAATGCCTGACAAGTTTGAGAACACGAAGGTCGATACTTCAGCAGCGGATCTGCGCTCCACGTTAAACAGTTTAACAGCTGAACATTTTGCTTTAGCAGTTATGGGTATGCAAAAAGAGTATAACGCAGCAGATGATTTCGATTTTGTCAGCTGGGCTGAAAACGAAAACACTGCTGACTTTAGTGCAGCAGTAGGCTCAATCTATGGGGAAGATGCTGGTAACCAGTTTGAAAAGATTTGGCAGACGGATCATATTGCTGCACAAAGTGATTTAGTGTCGGCAGTGAAAAAAGAGGATCAGTCAGCTAAAGAGAATGCAGAGAAACGTTTAGGCCGTTTTTCAAATGAGTTTGGTTCTTTCCTTGGAGCAGCAACCGAAGAAAACTTACCAACCAAAGATGCTCAAGGTGTTGTACAAATACACGAGAATCAAGTATTGAAGACGTTTGATAACTATGTAAAAAAAGATTATAGCGAAAGCCTTGCCTCGTTCCGTGAAGGATACGCGTTCACATTTGAAATTGGAAAAGGGTTATCAAATGCGATTGTTACGCAAATGCCGGATAAATTTGCTTCTGGAATGCCTGACATGCCAAAGACAGGTATGGGAGGAGCTAGTAAATCATCAAACTCTGGCATTCTTCTTTGGATTTCATTCAGTAGTTTATTTGCCGCAGCAGCTGTTTATGGAATTAGAAGAAAGGCAGCTATGAAGTAA
- a CDS encoding class F sortase gives MNKSKGLLLVAAAILISGIGQLSFFQSNEEAEAKEELKQETESLSLYQEFSTTVNDVQKKHKQQQDSSSNGIIPVSIEIPAIQVKASVVNVGKRSNGQMDVPKNDKDIGWYEPGIMPGQTGNAVMAGHVDNKTGPAIFFNLKNVKPGNEIIVENNKKEKVIFIVEKLKSYDYEEAPLEEIFGYSDSENLNLITCTGSYNRNKKTHEERLVVYTKIKKEKINKPLPVAPEAIQISGNLLTWHAVRNPDIIGYRIYRDSHDGKGQQIGSVGSNERKSFAGVEPENFSFFLTAVNIYGEESAPSEKTPIIK, from the coding sequence ATGAATAAATCAAAAGGATTATTACTTGTTGCCGCAGCAATCTTAATCTCTGGAATAGGTCAGCTATCATTCTTTCAATCAAATGAAGAAGCTGAAGCTAAAGAAGAGCTTAAACAAGAAACTGAATCACTCTCCCTTTATCAAGAATTTTCAACAACGGTAAATGATGTCCAAAAGAAACACAAGCAGCAACAAGATTCATCCTCAAATGGTATAATCCCCGTTTCAATCGAAATTCCTGCGATTCAAGTAAAAGCAAGTGTCGTTAATGTCGGAAAACGTTCAAATGGTCAGATGGATGTCCCCAAAAATGACAAAGATATTGGCTGGTATGAACCGGGGATCATGCCCGGACAGACAGGAAATGCAGTTATGGCTGGACATGTTGATAATAAAACTGGACCAGCTATCTTCTTTAATTTGAAGAATGTCAAACCTGGTAATGAAATCATAGTTGAAAATAATAAAAAAGAGAAAGTAATTTTCATAGTCGAAAAACTTAAAAGTTATGATTATGAAGAAGCTCCTCTTGAAGAAATTTTTGGATATAGTGATTCAGAAAATCTTAATCTTATAACTTGTACAGGATCCTATAACCGGAATAAAAAGACACATGAAGAACGACTAGTGGTTTATACGAAAATAAAAAAAGAGAAAATAAATAAACCGCTTCCAGTTGCACCAGAAGCCATTCAAATAAGCGGTAACTTGTTAACGTGGCATGCAGTCAGAAATCCAGATATTATTGGGTACCGAATATATCGTGACAGTCACGATGGAAAGGGACAACAAATTGGAAGTGTTGGTAGTAATGAACGAAAAAGTTTTGCCGGTGTGGAACCAGAAAACTTCTCCTTTTTTTTAACAGCCGTCAATATCTATGGAGAGGAGTCTGCTCCTTCCGAAAAAACGCCGATTATAAAGTAA
- a CDS encoding DinB family protein: MKKNIEIRNQLFNTISGLTDEQLNKHPEFGRWSIIQVMDHLYLMERAITKGIADTLTADVRKKAADKPIHLAVDRSMKVEAPAYLEPTSEFITIESMTEKLIQSREWLSEVTKHAKEEDLVNKSFPHPIFSNLSLKQWIPFVGIHELRHIEQIEELKAKL; encoded by the coding sequence ATGAAGAAGAATATCGAAATTAGAAATCAGCTATTTAACACAATAAGCGGGTTAACTGATGAACAACTTAATAAACACCCCGAATTCGGACGATGGAGTATTATCCAAGTGATGGATCATCTATATTTAATGGAACGTGCGATAACCAAAGGGATAGCGGATACGCTGACTGCGGATGTCAGGAAGAAGGCGGCAGATAAACCTATTCACCTGGCGGTAGATCGTTCAATGAAAGTAGAAGCTCCAGCTTATCTCGAACCAACTTCTGAATTCATAACAATAGAGAGTATGACAGAAAAACTAATACAATCTCGTGAATGGCTCTCAGAAGTTACTAAACATGCCAAAGAAGAAGACCTCGTAAATAAATCGTTTCCACATCCGATTTTTTCTAATCTAAGTTTAAAGCAGTGGATTCCTTTTGTAGGTATCCATGAACTGAGACATATTGAACAAATTGAAGAGTTGAAGGCAAAACTATAA
- a CDS encoding M15 family metallopeptidase: MPVKKLRIRIFVFILLLIMIYFGFSYLMPPDIDDIEVPNGLHPIVEEKQNELMERANQKGIPILISDGFRSIEEQNNLYEQGRTKPGKIVTNARGGESLHNFGLAIDFALLNKDGIAIWDMEYDGNQNNKQDWLEVVDLAKELGFEWGGDWAAFKDYPHLQMDFGISLRELQRGTWRLP; this comes from the coding sequence ATGCCTGTGAAGAAATTACGCATCCGTATATTTGTATTTATTCTACTATTAATTATGATTTATTTTGGATTCTCTTATTTAATGCCACCGGACATTGATGATATAGAAGTTCCAAACGGCCTTCATCCCATTGTTGAAGAGAAACAAAATGAATTAATGGAAAGAGCCAATCAAAAGGGCATACCTATTTTAATAAGTGATGGTTTTCGTTCTATTGAAGAGCAAAATAATTTGTATGAACAAGGAAGAACCAAGCCAGGCAAAATTGTCACAAATGCACGCGGCGGTGAATCACTGCATAATTTTGGATTGGCCATCGATTTCGCATTACTTAATAAGGATGGTATTGCCATTTGGGATATGGAATATGACGGCAATCAGAATAATAAACAGGATTGGCTTGAAGTAGTAGATCTTGCTAAAGAGTTAGGCTTTGAATGGGGCGGAGATTGGGCAGCTTTTAAAGATTACCCCCATCTGCAGATGGACTTTGGCATAAGTTTAAGAGAATTGCAGAGAGGGACATGGAGATTGCCGTAG
- a CDS encoding acyl-CoA thioesterase: MEEIKYTQDSIVIKTSIVLPPDTNNIGTMFGGKLMAYIDDVAAISAMRHARSSVVTASTDSVDFLHPIHEGNAVCLEAFVTYTGRTSMEVIVKVVAENLRSGERDLCAISFLTFVAIDDDGKPTPVPRLVPQTEMEKSLYESAKGRAEVRKRRRFETQSIAEVFGTDLPWKK; the protein is encoded by the coding sequence ATGGAAGAAATTAAATACACCCAAGATTCAATTGTAATTAAAACGAGTATCGTCTTACCACCCGATACAAATAATATTGGAACAATGTTTGGTGGTAAGTTAATGGCTTATATCGATGATGTGGCCGCTATTTCAGCTATGCGCCATGCACGGAGTTCCGTGGTGACAGCATCTACTGATTCAGTAGACTTTTTGCATCCTATACACGAAGGAAATGCTGTTTGTCTTGAAGCATTTGTAACCTATACCGGCAGAACTTCCATGGAAGTGATTGTAAAGGTAGTTGCAGAAAATTTACGGTCAGGTGAGAGGGATTTATGTGCCATTTCATTTCTAACTTTTGTGGCAATTGATGATGATGGGAAACCAACCCCGGTACCACGACTCGTACCGCAGACAGAGATGGAAAAGAGCTTATATGAATCTGCTAAGGGCAGGGCTGAGGTTCGTAAGCGACGCCGTTTTGAAACCCAAAGCATTGCAGAGGTATTTGGCACAGATTTACCTTGGAAAAAGTAA
- a CDS encoding Bax inhibitor-1/YccA family protein, with the protein MYSQSIQSYMPSVLRTFALSLAISVLGMAVGTQVPAALFLPLAILEIAMLIGAFFLRKKKAIGYTFLYVFTFISGITTFPIIAHYTAVAGSNVVLMAGVTTTVVFSGLALYATTTKRDLSFLGGMLMAALLALIAISIFNLFSPLSSTAMLVFSFIGILVFSGYILYDFNRMKQYGVTAEEVPLMALNLYLDFINLFINILRFFGILSKD; encoded by the coding sequence ATGTATTCACAATCCATTCAAAGTTATATGCCATCTGTATTACGGACATTCGCACTCTCTCTTGCGATTTCTGTACTTGGTATGGCCGTTGGCACACAAGTACCTGCCGCACTTTTTCTACCATTAGCCATCCTTGAAATTGCTATGTTGATAGGTGCATTTTTTCTTAGAAAGAAAAAAGCAATCGGTTATACATTTTTATATGTCTTTACATTCATCTCAGGTATTACCACTTTTCCAATTATCGCCCATTATACTGCCGTAGCTGGTTCAAATGTCGTTTTAATGGCTGGTGTTACAACTACAGTAGTATTCAGCGGCTTGGCTTTATATGCCACAACGACTAAACGTGACCTTAGCTTCCTTGGCGGAATGTTGATGGCGGCCTTGCTAGCCTTAATTGCCATTAGTATATTCAATCTTTTTTCACCATTAAGCTCTACAGCTATGCTTGTCTTTTCTTTCATAGGCATTCTTGTCTTTAGCGGATACATTTTATACGACTTTAACCGGATGAAACAGTATGGGGTTACTGCTGAGGAAGTTCCTTTAATGGCACTTAACTTATATCTTGATTTTATTAACTTGTTCATTAACATTCTTCGTTTCTTTGGTATTCTTTCTAAAGACTAA
- a CDS encoding ABC transporter ATP-binding protein, with product MEKPILQIENLTTSFRIKDDYHAAVDNVSFTVNENEIVAVVGESGCGKSALALSIMQLHSKDRTKLEGAINFKGKNLLPLNEAQLNKVRGKEMGMIFQEPLTALNPLMVVGKQIEENLDYHTKLSKEQKKTRTLELLTQVGIPYPELTYKQYPHELSGGMRQRVMISIAIACNPDLIIADEPTTALDVTIQAQILDLLKSIQQKTQMGIILITHDLSVVAEVADKIVVMYAGQVVETGTVREILKNPLHPYTKSLLHSIPSALTDKSRLHVIEGIVPSIAKMDRVGCRFKDRIAWIPEEAHEHSPELHEVETGHWVRCTCYQHFHFQDEKGEMITHDIT from the coding sequence ATGGAGAAACCAATATTACAAATAGAGAACCTAACCACTTCATTTAGAATAAAGGACGACTATCATGCAGCTGTTGATAATGTTTCATTCACAGTTAATGAAAATGAAATTGTTGCTGTTGTTGGGGAATCTGGTTGTGGAAAAAGTGCATTGGCTTTGTCCATTATGCAATTACATAGTAAGGATCGAACCAAGCTGGAAGGAGCGATAAATTTTAAAGGGAAAAATCTATTACCTTTAAATGAAGCTCAATTAAACAAGGTTCGCGGCAAGGAAATGGGAATGATTTTCCAAGAACCCTTAACAGCACTAAATCCGTTGATGGTGGTAGGGAAACAAATCGAAGAAAATTTAGATTATCATACAAAGCTCTCCAAAGAACAGAAGAAAACTAGGACGTTGGAATTGTTGACACAGGTTGGAATTCCTTATCCTGAGCTGACATATAAACAGTACCCGCATGAACTGTCTGGCGGAATGAGGCAAAGGGTAATGATTTCTATCGCCATTGCTTGTAACCCAGACTTAATTATAGCTGATGAACCTACGACTGCACTGGATGTCACCATACAGGCTCAGATTCTCGATTTGTTAAAGTCGATTCAACAAAAGACACAGATGGGAATTATCTTGATTACCCATGATTTAAGTGTTGTAGCTGAAGTAGCTGATAAAATTGTGGTTATGTATGCGGGGCAAGTAGTTGAAACAGGTACGGTTAGAGAAATATTAAAAAATCCGCTGCATCCATATACAAAGTCATTGCTTCATTCTATCCCATCGGCGTTAACAGATAAAAGCCGTTTGCATGTAATTGAAGGAATTGTCCCTTCCATTGCAAAGATGGATAGAGTTGGCTGCCGCTTTAAGGATCGGATAGCTTGGATTCCAGAAGAAGCACATGAACATTCCCCTGAGCTTCACGAAGTTGAAACAGGTCATTGGGTTCGCTGCACCTGCTACCAACACTTTCACTTCCAGGATGAAAAAGGAGAAATGATAACTCATGACATTACTTAA
- a CDS encoding ABC transporter ATP-binding protein has protein sequence MTLLKVEDLKVHFPIRGGFFRTVVDHVRAVDGVSFELEEGETYGLVGESGSGKSTTGKAIVKLNKVTSGKILFEGQDIANYSSRQIKPYRRDIQMIFQDPYSSLNPKKRVLDIIAEPLRNFERHSPGEEKKIIQDYLDKVGLSPDSIYKYPHEFSGGQRQRIGIARSLTLKPKLIIADEPVSALDVSVQAQVLNFLQDLQEEFKLTYLFVGHDLGVIRHMCDRMGVMYRGRLVEEGTSQEIYNNPQHIYTKRLIAAIPDLEPSVREEKAIARQKVSEEYEQSYSKYFDEKGRAYDLKPISTTHRVALP, from the coding sequence ATGACATTACTTAAGGTTGAAGATTTAAAAGTTCATTTTCCAATCAGGGGCGGTTTTTTTAGAACGGTGGTCGATCATGTTCGAGCAGTAGATGGCGTATCTTTTGAGCTGGAAGAAGGCGAAACCTACGGACTGGTCGGTGAATCAGGCAGCGGGAAATCAACAACTGGAAAAGCCATTGTGAAATTAAACAAGGTTACTTCAGGGAAAATCCTTTTTGAAGGACAGGATATTGCTAACTATAGCAGCAGACAAATTAAGCCTTATAGAAGAGATATTCAGATGATTTTTCAAGATCCATATTCATCACTAAATCCGAAAAAGAGAGTGCTTGATATTATTGCCGAACCGTTGAGGAATTTTGAAAGGCATTCACCAGGTGAAGAAAAGAAAATTATACAAGATTATCTTGATAAGGTAGGACTTAGTCCAGATTCCATTTATAAGTACCCGCATGAGTTTTCAGGTGGGCAGCGACAAAGAATTGGAATTGCCCGATCGTTGACATTGAAACCTAAATTAATTATTGCCGATGAACCAGTTTCTGCCCTTGATGTATCTGTTCAAGCGCAGGTCTTGAATTTCCTCCAAGATCTCCAAGAGGAATTCAAATTAACTTATTTGTTTGTTGGACATGACCTAGGAGTAATTCGCCATATGTGTGACAGGATGGGAGTTATGTATCGCGGTCGTTTAGTGGAAGAGGGGACAAGTCAGGAAATATATAATAACCCTCAGCATATCTACACGAAACGGTTAATTGCTGCTATTCCAGATCTTGAACCGAGTGTTCGAGAGGAAAAGGCAATAGCGAGACAAAAGGTTTCCGAAGAATATGAACAGTCTTATTCAAAGTATTTTGATGAAAAGGGCCGGGCTTATGATTTAAAACCAATCTCCACAACACATAGAGTCGCATTACCATAG